From Actinopolyspora lacussalsi, a single genomic window includes:
- a CDS encoding MFS family permease (product_source=COG0477; cath_funfam=1.20.1250.20; cog=COG0477; pfam=PF07690; superfamily=103473; transmembrane_helix_parts=Inside_1_11,TMhelix_12_31,Outside_32_45,TMhelix_46_63,Inside_64_83,TMhelix_84_101,Outside_102_105,TMhelix_106_128,Inside_129_140,TMhelix_141_163,Outside_164_172,TMhelix_173_192,Inside_193_239,TMhelix_240_262,Outside_263_266,TMhelix_267_289,Inside_290_295,TMhelix_296_318,Outside_319_321,TMhelix_322_344,Inside_345_427) — MSTTALRLGLRANLAQFSLLVVVNALVGGMVGQEQTVLPLLAEQEFHLTGYTFLLSYVLVFGLSKATTNYFAGTWSDRFGRKPVLIAGWLIAIPVPAMLIFAPNWSWIVAANLLLGINQGLTWSTTVIMKVDLVGPRQRGLAMGFNEAAGYGAVAVTSALAGYLAEHFGLRPIPFLLGAAYVVLGLALSTLVVRETREHARLEAAHHGSDDGHTELTNRHVFTRTTLTEPALSSASQAGLVNNLNFGLSWGLFPLLFAGAGLPVGQVGLLVALYPAVWGAGQLATGALSDRWGRKRLITVGMLTQAAALALIAVAGTFPTWALATVLLGTGTAMVYPTLLAAIGDVAHPSWRARSVGVYRLWRDSGYAAGAVLGGIVADLTDLRAAVWAAASLSLASACGLALRMYETHPRTQRRACSQVDEHTTRR; from the coding sequence ATGAGCACCACCGCTCTGCGGTTGGGTCTGCGCGCCAACCTGGCCCAGTTCAGCCTGCTCGTCGTTGTCAACGCCCTGGTCGGCGGCATGGTCGGCCAGGAACAAACCGTGCTGCCGCTGCTGGCCGAGCAGGAGTTTCACCTGACCGGCTACACGTTCCTGCTGAGCTACGTGCTCGTGTTCGGGCTCAGCAAGGCCACCACCAACTACTTCGCCGGCACCTGGTCGGATCGCTTCGGCCGCAAACCCGTGCTGATCGCCGGCTGGCTGATCGCCATTCCCGTGCCAGCGATGCTGATCTTCGCTCCCAACTGGAGCTGGATCGTCGCCGCAAACCTCCTGCTCGGCATCAACCAGGGGCTGACCTGGTCAACCACTGTGATCATGAAAGTCGACCTCGTCGGACCTCGCCAACGTGGACTGGCGATGGGCTTCAACGAAGCAGCCGGATACGGCGCGGTCGCGGTCACCTCGGCCCTGGCCGGCTATCTCGCCGAGCACTTCGGGCTGCGCCCCATACCGTTCCTGCTCGGCGCGGCCTACGTCGTGCTCGGCCTCGCCCTGTCGACGCTGGTGGTCCGCGAAACCCGCGAGCACGCCCGCCTCGAAGCCGCCCACCACGGTTCCGACGACGGCCACACCGAGCTGACCAACCGGCACGTCTTCACCCGCACCACCCTCACCGAACCGGCTTTGTCCTCGGCCAGCCAGGCCGGCCTGGTCAACAACCTCAACTTCGGTTTGTCCTGGGGCCTGTTCCCCCTGCTGTTCGCCGGCGCCGGACTGCCCGTCGGCCAGGTCGGCCTGCTGGTCGCGCTCTACCCCGCGGTCTGGGGAGCGGGCCAACTCGCCACGGGAGCGCTGTCCGACCGGTGGGGGCGCAAACGCCTCATCACCGTCGGCATGCTCACCCAAGCCGCGGCCCTGGCGCTCATCGCCGTCGCCGGCACTTTCCCCACATGGGCACTGGCCACCGTGCTGCTCGGTACCGGAACAGCGATGGTCTACCCCACACTGCTGGCCGCCATCGGCGACGTCGCCCACCCCAGCTGGCGCGCGCGCTCCGTCGGCGTCTACCGCCTCTGGCGCGACAGCGGATACGCCGCCGGTGCTGTCCTCGGCGGCATCGTCGCCGACCTCACCGACCTACGCGCTGCTGTCTGGGCCGCCGCCTCCCTGAGCCTCGCCTCCGCCTGCGGCCTCGCCCTGCGCATGTACGAAACCCATCCCCGCACCCAACGGCGAGCCTGCTCCCAGGTCGACGAGCACACTACCCGCAGATGA
- a CDS encoding rhodanese-related sulfurtransferase/DNA-binding transcriptional ArsR family regulator (product_source=COG0607/COG0640; cath_funfam=1.10.10.10,3.40.250.10; cog=COG0607,COG0640; pfam=PF00581,PF12840; smart=SM00418,SM00450; superfamily=46785,52821), translated as MADHYAKAALFDQFARVGKALGSGKRLELLDLLAQGERTVESLARTAQLGTTTASAHLQTLKQANLVTTRREGTKIYYRLAGTDVAALYALVRNVASAHLPDVATASTAYLGPDDAEHVSREELLRRAQDDNVIVLDVRPREEYEAGHIPGAVSIPLEELAGKLDTIPADQEVVAYCRGRYCVLAHDAVRLLTTHGRTAHRLDDGILEWRLADLPVVTT; from the coding sequence ATGGCTGATCATTATGCCAAGGCAGCGCTGTTCGACCAGTTCGCCCGCGTCGGCAAGGCACTGGGCAGTGGCAAGAGGCTCGAACTGCTCGATCTGCTCGCCCAGGGCGAGCGCACCGTGGAGTCGTTGGCCCGCACGGCCCAGCTGGGCACCACCACCGCCTCGGCGCATTTGCAGACCCTCAAGCAGGCGAACCTGGTCACCACCCGCCGGGAGGGCACCAAGATCTACTATCGGCTGGCCGGCACTGACGTCGCCGCGCTGTACGCGTTGGTACGCAACGTGGCCAGTGCTCACCTGCCCGACGTAGCCACGGCCAGCACCGCCTACCTCGGCCCGGACGATGCCGAGCACGTCAGCCGCGAGGAACTGCTCCGCCGAGCCCAGGACGATAACGTGATCGTGCTCGACGTGCGCCCCCGTGAGGAATACGAGGCCGGACATATCCCCGGCGCGGTCTCGATCCCGCTGGAGGAACTGGCCGGCAAGCTCGACACCATCCCGGCCGACCAGGAGGTCGTCGCCTACTGCCGCGGCCGCTACTGCGTGCTCGCCCACGACGCGGTGCGCTTGCTGACCACCCACGGGCGCACCGCCCACCGCCTGGACGACG
- a CDS encoding hypothetical protein (product_source=Hypo-rule applied; cath_funfam=3.40.250.10; superfamily=52821), producing the protein MSTVDLVPLVDEGLGNSAYLVDVSGMRQLAATEGTQVLASAAGHRDLAVLEGGPQDWTTTTGRSLEEGE; encoded by the coding sequence ATGAGCACGGTGGATCTGGTTCCGCTGGTCGATGAGGGGCTGGGCAACTCGGCCTACTTGGTCGATGTCTCCGGCATGCGCCAGCTGGCGGCCACCGAAGGCACCCAGGTACTCGCCTCTGCGGCCGGGCACCGCGACCTCGCCGTCCTCGAAGGCGGCCCGCAGGACTGGACCACAACCACTGGACGTTCCCTGGAGGAAGGGGAATGA
- a CDS encoding hypothetical protein (product_source=Hypo-rule applied; pfam=PF01094; superfamily=53822) produces MESDRSLPHFTGLHALLTLIRNLYHRPRLFTAPSPHDRRGDQPLPLVCLHRDHSVTDFLPTLKESLDTALPQVPHALIDADEVVDTTTDDPTQRLLPLLHAIQQELGKDEFTSGGIGEFDNYKLIEWLTRQHLPPEQGKRDKPVLHLLREWTGGRPGTGGLRTLISEVPHALTRFVLSVFLWIGQLLGMRWLAGRVPGLGREARWIMRQPFMVPRHSIGLQGFAERLTLDRRASESQEQIKKLLLHAFLEDLRIAYRRRRLRILPHRAGWRRTTYATVLLDNVRDTNGGWELLRLINEVRNETGKLDPLLVVAATDDPPQAPQDPTPSLTAAVHANEALSEWQRRLPTRRQKLAPDARYLHIELPPATPEPETTGEDRQAWQEAASWHPRRAPLLARRYVCEALVLVLLAAGLIQPAITVSQSWTSSCAAFERWAAGTVATRVSRLGAAGEQCLGYSDSTAQVFGANERLRYAQSAVHTQNERAKRLHAGNPDRPYVTLIYFAGLTNSRFGPRTDHAVAEELEGLLLRQREQNKRSATEPLLRIIIANGGTGMRGAPEVTRELLVPLIESDPTILGVVGMDRSVTETEQAIRILGEHGIPVLGSTLTSTELAELTPLYFQLVPGNEKQAELIVNYAAHLNSPKVTLYHPSTSGRNIYAATLVSALTEKFDSIDIALEERTWQRSVSELAPLCAEDTDRSREIAFYAGRENTFGDFLRTVRRNCPDSAELPMIVASDAVSRFVSDQRSRKTTEFNGVTISYVGMGSPVILAGEDCVAGRANSLPAGGTQLNAFCSGYRKLRETLRAQLPRTEAPNMPWPGERVGGLYDAAGLFVNTVIAIRHDRGPTKSGLTPHRAEVAQQLRDTSFEGATGTIDFGRSRIADDRSLALLRIDNISELRGPAGTPTCAYLIGTVYDGRHPSTATGCPRIE; encoded by the coding sequence ATGGAGTCTGATCGATCCCTCCCGCATTTCACGGGGTTGCACGCGCTTCTGACACTGATCCGGAACCTGTACCACCGGCCACGGTTGTTCACCGCGCCGTCACCACACGATCGGCGTGGTGACCAGCCTCTTCCGCTCGTCTGCCTGCACCGGGACCACTCGGTCACGGATTTCCTGCCGACGCTGAAGGAGTCCCTGGACACCGCACTGCCGCAGGTTCCCCACGCCCTCATCGACGCGGACGAGGTCGTCGACACCACCACCGACGATCCAACCCAACGTCTGCTCCCCCTCCTGCACGCGATCCAGCAGGAACTCGGTAAGGACGAGTTCACCTCCGGCGGCATCGGCGAATTCGACAACTACAAGCTCATCGAGTGGCTGACACGGCAACACCTGCCGCCGGAACAGGGAAAACGCGACAAACCCGTACTCCACCTGCTGCGGGAGTGGACCGGCGGCCGCCCGGGAACCGGAGGGTTGCGCACGCTCATCTCCGAAGTTCCGCACGCTCTGACCCGCTTCGTGCTGAGCGTATTCCTCTGGATCGGCCAACTCCTCGGGATGCGGTGGCTGGCGGGCAGAGTCCCGGGCCTCGGCCGCGAAGCACGCTGGATCATGCGTCAGCCGTTCATGGTGCCGCGGCACTCCATCGGCCTCCAGGGCTTCGCCGAGCGCCTAACGCTCGACCGGCGCGCCTCCGAAAGCCAGGAACAGATCAAGAAACTGCTGCTGCACGCTTTCCTGGAGGACCTCCGCATCGCCTACCGGCGCAGACGATTGCGAATCCTGCCGCACAGGGCCGGCTGGCGCCGTACCACCTACGCCACGGTTCTACTGGACAACGTCCGCGACACCAACGGTGGCTGGGAATTGTTGCGACTGATCAACGAAGTACGCAACGAGACCGGCAAACTCGATCCGCTCCTCGTCGTCGCGGCCACCGACGACCCTCCCCAGGCCCCGCAGGACCCCACCCCCTCGCTGACCGCCGCCGTACACGCGAACGAAGCCCTCTCCGAATGGCAGCGACGGCTGCCCACCCGGCGGCAGAAACTCGCTCCCGACGCGCGCTACCTGCACATCGAACTTCCACCCGCCACACCCGAGCCCGAAACCACCGGCGAGGACCGACAAGCCTGGCAGGAGGCGGCGAGCTGGCATCCCCGACGTGCTCCGCTGCTGGCACGACGGTACGTGTGCGAGGCGCTCGTGCTGGTCCTGCTGGCCGCGGGGCTGATCCAGCCCGCCATCACAGTCAGCCAATCCTGGACATCGAGCTGCGCCGCGTTCGAGCGATGGGCGGCAGGAACGGTAGCCACCCGCGTGAGTCGGCTGGGTGCCGCCGGCGAGCAGTGTCTCGGCTACAGCGACAGCACCGCACAGGTGTTCGGTGCCAACGAGCGGCTGCGTTACGCGCAGTCCGCCGTACACACGCAGAACGAACGGGCGAAACGGCTGCATGCCGGTAACCCTGATCGGCCTTACGTCACACTGATCTATTTCGCGGGGTTGACCAACAGCCGGTTCGGTCCCCGCACCGATCACGCCGTGGCGGAAGAACTGGAAGGACTGCTGCTGCGCCAGCGAGAACAGAACAAACGGTCCGCGACGGAGCCGCTGCTTCGGATCATCATCGCCAACGGTGGGACGGGAATGCGGGGTGCGCCCGAGGTGACACGGGAGCTTCTCGTGCCGCTCATCGAATCCGATCCCACCATCCTCGGCGTTGTGGGAATGGACCGCAGCGTGACCGAGACCGAACAGGCCATCCGCATCCTCGGCGAGCACGGCATCCCCGTCCTCGGCTCCACACTGACCAGCACCGAGCTGGCCGAGCTCACTCCGCTCTACTTCCAGCTCGTGCCGGGAAACGAGAAACAGGCCGAGCTGATCGTCAACTACGCGGCACACCTCAACTCGCCGAAGGTCACCCTGTACCACCCGTCCACGAGCGGACGGAACATCTATGCGGCGACGCTCGTCTCGGCGCTGACCGAGAAGTTCGACAGTATCGACATCGCGCTGGAAGAGCGCACGTGGCAGCGTTCGGTCAGCGAGTTGGCACCGTTGTGCGCCGAGGACACCGACCGCAGCCGGGAGATCGCGTTCTACGCGGGCCGGGAGAACACTTTCGGCGACTTCCTGCGCACCGTCCGCCGCAACTGTCCGGACTCAGCCGAACTCCCCATGATCGTGGCTTCGGACGCGGTGTCGCGGTTCGTCTCCGACCAGCGCAGCCGCAAAACCACCGAGTTCAACGGTGTGACGATCTCCTACGTCGGCATGGGAAGCCCCGTGATCCTGGCGGGCGAGGACTGCGTGGCCGGCCGTGCCAACTCACTACCCGCGGGAGGAACACAGCTCAACGCGTTCTGCAGCGGCTACCGCAAGCTGCGCGAGACACTACGCGCACAGCTGCCGCGAACGGAAGCGCCGAACATGCCCTGGCCCGGCGAGCGGGTCGGCGGCCTGTACGACGCCGCGGGATTGTTCGTCAACACCGTCATCGCCATCCGCCACGACCGGGGGCCGACGAAGAGCGGCCTCACCCCACACCGCGCCGAGGTGGCCCAGCAACTTCGTGACACCTCGTTCGAGGGAGCCACGGGCACGATCGACTTCGGCCGTTCCCGAATCGCCGATGACCGCAGTCTCGCCCTCCTGCGCATCGACAACATCAGCGAGCTCCGCGGCCCGGCGGGAACACCGACCTGCGCGTACCTCATCGGGACCGTCTACGACGGACGGCATCCCAGCACCGCGACCGGATGCCCGCGGATCGAGTAG